GACCGAGCGCAGCGAGATCAGCGTCACCAGGACCGCGCAGACCGGCACGGCCACCGCGACCAGCGCCACGAGGCCGGGCGCGGGCACCATGTCGGACGGGTACGCGCTGACGTTCGTCAGGTCGACCACGCCCACCAGCTGCCGAAGGAGCAGGAAGAGGACGGCACCGAAGGCGAGCCCGAGCAGCGCGCCGAACAGCGCCTCGCCCGCGGCGATCCTGCGTACCGAGCGGGCGCTCGCGCCGACGAGGCGCAGCGCGGCGAGGCGCCGGTCGCGCCGGTCGCCGCCGAACCGGACCGCGGTGCCGATGAAGATCGCCACGGGGGTGAGCAGGACGACGCAGATCAGCACGACGAGTGCCATCAGGAACGGGTCGAGCGGCAGGGAGTCGTCTTCGCCGAAGCCCGCGAAGCGGTGGGCGCCCTGCGCCGGGGTGAGCGGGTCGGCGCCCACGTAGTAGTGGAGCTCGAGCGGTGACATGAGTCCCGCCTCGCCGATGGTCCCGGTCTGGCGGTACTTGCCGAACCGCTCCTTGAGCAGCGTGTTCGACGGGTCGTCGAGCAGGTCGCGCAGGGCGGGCGAGACGACCATCTCGCCGGGGGCGGGGATCTTGTCGAGCCCCGGCGGCAGCACCGGGTGGTCGCCGTCGGCCTTCAGGAACTTGCCGGTCAGGGTGCGGCCGTGGAACTCGGTGCCGGTGTCGCGCAGCATGACGGTCGTGTCGTCCGCCTTGGGCGGCTTGCCGTCCGGCGCGAAGTGCGGCGTGCGGGCGGCGGCGCGGTCGTCGCGGTTCTCCAGGAGCTGCGGTACGGAGGCCGCGCCGAGCAGGAGGGCGACGCCGAGGCCGACGCCGACGGCGGTCAGGATCGTACGGATCCAGCCCTCCCGGCCACCGCCCGCCGCGAACCGCATGCCCATGCCCAGGTCACGTATCCAGGCACTCATACGATCCGCTCCATGTCGCGGGAGCGGCCGTCGCGCACGACGATCTCGCGGTCGGAGTAGGCGGCGACGCGGGTCTCGTGGGTCACCAGGACCACGGCCGCGTTGGTCGAGCGTGCGGCGTCGGTCAGGAGCTCCATGACGCGCTCGCCGTTGAGGGAGTCGAGGGCGCCGGTCGGCTCGTCGGCGAAGATCACGCGCGGGCTCGTGGCGAGGGCGCGGGCGACGGCGACGCGCTGGCCCTGGCCGCCCGAGACCTCGCCGGGCCGCTTGGCGGCGACGTCGTCGACCTCCAGGCGCTCCATCCAGGTGCGGGCGGTGGCCTCGGCCTCCTTGCGCTTCGCGCCGTTCAGCCGCAGCGGGAGCGCGACGTTCTCGACGCAGGTGAGTTCGGGGACGAGCTGGCCGAACTGGAAGACGAACCCGAACTCACTGCGGCGCAGGGCGCTCAGCTCGGCGTCCGAGAGGCCGGTCAGGGA
The sequence above is a segment of the Streptomyces sp. Je 1-369 genome. Coding sequences within it:
- a CDS encoding ABC transporter ATP-binding protein, which encodes MTPAGSLLVADGLRKSYGPTTALDGAAFSIHPGEVVAVMGPSGSGKSTLLHCLAGIVRPDEGSITYNGRSLTGLSDAELSALRRSEFGFVFQFGQLVPELTCVENVALPLRLNGAKRKEAEATARTWMERLEVDDVAAKRPGEVSGGQGQRVAVARALATSPRVIFADEPTGALDSLNGERVMELLTDAARSTNAAVVLVTHETRVAAYSDREIVVRDGRSRDMERIV